Proteins encoded by one window of Chaetodon trifascialis isolate fChaTrf1 chromosome 15, fChaTrf1.hap1, whole genome shotgun sequence:
- the mpp3a gene encoding MAGUK p55 subfamily member 3 isoform X2 translates to MKEAMPVLTAGAGLHETLALLTSQLRPDANHKEDMVFLKDVFSERSLGYLMKIHEKLRQYERQSPTPVLHSASSLAEDVAEELQSGPMSTEEKELLHLLTSPHLKAVLSVHDTVAQKNFDPVLPPLPDDFEDELEEESVKIVRLVKNKEPLGATIRRDDATGAVIVARIMRGGAADRSGLVHVGDELREVNGVSVIHKRPDEISQLLSQSQGSITLKIIPAIKEEDRLKESKVYMRALFDYIPLEDKATPCQEAGLPFKRGDILQVVTQDDPTWWQAKRVGDSNLRAGLVPSKQFQERRLAYRMKMGTLPNPKSPKKPVYDQGCDKEDCDCEGYFNGQYIAGLRRSFRLSRKDRQGSSGEGSDPGEPDFLTYEEVTRYQQKPHERPRLVVLIGSLGARINELKQRVIAENPHRFAVAVPHTTRPKKPHEKEGVEYHFVTKQQFDADALNNKFIEHGEYKENQYGTSIEAIRSVQAKNKMCVVDVQPEALKRLRTAEFKPYVIFVKPRVPESRRRRSAATSPGGGEHGRITDEDLQEMRQSAIQIDQQYGHLVDRVLIKEDSASACAELRGILERLERESFWVPVSWVRT, encoded by the exons ATGAAAGAAGCCATGCCGGTCCTCACAGCAGGAGCAG GGCTACACGAAACGTTGGCCCTGCTGACCTCTCAGCTGCGTCCTGATGCCAATCACAAAGAGGACATGGTCTTCCTCAAAGATGTCTTCAGTGAGAGGAGCCTGGGATACCTCATGAAG aTTCATGAGAAGTTGAGACAGTACGAGAGACAGAGTCCAACGCCCGTCCTCCACAGTGCCTCTTCTCTGGCAGAGGAT GTGgcggaggagctgcagagcggACCGATGAGCACCGAGGAGAAGgagctgctgcacctgctgacGTCACCGCATCTCAAG GCCGTTCTCTCTGTGCACGACACCGTGGCTCAGAAGAACTTTGATCCCgtgctgccgccgctgccggACGACTTCGAGGACGAGCTGGAGGAAGAGTCGGTGAAGATTGTCAGGCTGGTGAAGAACAAGGAGCCTCTG GGAGCCACCATCAGGCGGGATGACGCCACCGGGGCGGTGATCGTGGCTCGGATCATGAGAGGAGGTGCAGCTGACCGAAGTG GTCTGGTCCACGTCGGAGATGAACTCAGGGAGGTGAACGGAGTCTCTGTGATCCACAAGAGGCCTGATGAGATCAGTCAGCTGCTG TCCCAGTCCCAGGGCTCCATCACTCTAAAGATAATCCCTGCCATTAAAGAAGAGGACCGCCTGAAGGAGAGCAAG GTGTACATGAGAGCCTTGTTTGACTACATCCCATTGGAGGACAAGGCGACGCCCTGCCAAGAGGCGGGACTTCCCTTTAAGCGGGGCGACATCCTCCAGGTCGTGACCCAAGACGACCCCACGTGGTGGCAGGCCAAGCGCGTGGGAGACAGCAACCTGCGGGCCGGACTCGTCCCGTCCAAACAGTTCCAGGAGAG GCGACTGGCCTACAGGATGAAAATGGGCACGCTCCCGAATCCAAAATCCCCCAAAAAGCCTGTCT ATGACCAAGGATGTGATAAAG aggactgtgactgtgagggCTATTTCAATGGACAGTACATAG CTGGCTTACGGAGGAGTTTCCGTCTGAGCCGCAAAGACAGGCAAGGATCCTCCGGAGAGGGCTCCGACCCTGGAGAACCCGACTTCCTGACTTACGAGGAGGTGACCCGCTACCAGCAGAAGCCTCATGAGAGACCCCGTCTGGTGGTCCTGATTG GCTCTCTTGGGGCACGGATCAATGAACTCAAACAGCGGGTGATTGCTGAAAACCCTCATCGCTTTGCAGTGGCTGTACCAC ATACGACCAGGCCCAAGAAGCCTCATGAGAAGGAGGGTGTGGAGTACCACTTTGTcaccaaacagcagtttgatgCAGATGCTTTAAACAACAA gTTCATAGAGCACGGGGAGTACAAGGAGAACCAGTACGGCACGAGTATAGAGGCTATTCGCTCTGTACAGGCCAAGAATAAGATGTGTGTGGTGGACGTGCAGCCTGAG GCCCTGAAGAGGCTGCGGACAGCCGAGTTCAAGCCCTATGTAATATTTGTCAAACCTCGAGTTCCCGAGAGCAGACGTCGCCGCAGCGCTGCCACCTCACCAGGAGGGGGAGAGCATGGCCGCATCACA GACGAAGACCTCCAGGAGATGCGTCAGTCTGCCATTCAGATTGATCAGCAGTATGGACACCTGGTGGACCGCGTCCTGATCAAGGAGGACTCGGCCAGTGCCTGTGCAGAACTGCGAGGTATCCTGGAGAGGCTGGAGCGAGAGTCTTTCTGGGTGCCTGTCAGCTGGGTGCGGACCTAA
- the mpp3a gene encoding MAGUK p55 subfamily member 3 isoform X1, with the protein MKEAMPVLTAGAGLHETLALLTSQLRPDANHKEDMVFLKDVFSERSLGYLMKIHEKLRQYERQSPTPVLHSASSLAEDVAEELQSGPMSTEEKELLHLLTSPHLKAVLSVHDTVAQKNFDPVLPPLPDDFEDELEEESVKIVRLVKNKEPLGATIRRDDATGAVIVARIMRGGAADRSGLVHVGDELREVNGVSVIHKRPDEISQLLSQSQGSITLKIIPAIKEEDRLKESKVYMRALFDYIPLEDKATPCQEAGLPFKRGDILQVVTQDDPTWWQAKRVGDSNLRAGLVPSKQFQERRLAYRMKMGTLPNPKSPKKPVYDQGCDKEDCDCEGYFNGQYIVSPKCKAVAPSCGQVFSWEFYSAGLRRSFRLSRKDRQGSSGEGSDPGEPDFLTYEEVTRYQQKPHERPRLVVLIGSLGARINELKQRVIAENPHRFAVAVPHTTRPKKPHEKEGVEYHFVTKQQFDADALNNKFIEHGEYKENQYGTSIEAIRSVQAKNKMCVVDVQPEALKRLRTAEFKPYVIFVKPRVPESRRRRSAATSPGGGEHGRITDEDLQEMRQSAIQIDQQYGHLVDRVLIKEDSASACAELRGILERLERESFWVPVSWVRT; encoded by the exons ATGAAAGAAGCCATGCCGGTCCTCACAGCAGGAGCAG GGCTACACGAAACGTTGGCCCTGCTGACCTCTCAGCTGCGTCCTGATGCCAATCACAAAGAGGACATGGTCTTCCTCAAAGATGTCTTCAGTGAGAGGAGCCTGGGATACCTCATGAAG aTTCATGAGAAGTTGAGACAGTACGAGAGACAGAGTCCAACGCCCGTCCTCCACAGTGCCTCTTCTCTGGCAGAGGAT GTGgcggaggagctgcagagcggACCGATGAGCACCGAGGAGAAGgagctgctgcacctgctgacGTCACCGCATCTCAAG GCCGTTCTCTCTGTGCACGACACCGTGGCTCAGAAGAACTTTGATCCCgtgctgccgccgctgccggACGACTTCGAGGACGAGCTGGAGGAAGAGTCGGTGAAGATTGTCAGGCTGGTGAAGAACAAGGAGCCTCTG GGAGCCACCATCAGGCGGGATGACGCCACCGGGGCGGTGATCGTGGCTCGGATCATGAGAGGAGGTGCAGCTGACCGAAGTG GTCTGGTCCACGTCGGAGATGAACTCAGGGAGGTGAACGGAGTCTCTGTGATCCACAAGAGGCCTGATGAGATCAGTCAGCTGCTG TCCCAGTCCCAGGGCTCCATCACTCTAAAGATAATCCCTGCCATTAAAGAAGAGGACCGCCTGAAGGAGAGCAAG GTGTACATGAGAGCCTTGTTTGACTACATCCCATTGGAGGACAAGGCGACGCCCTGCCAAGAGGCGGGACTTCCCTTTAAGCGGGGCGACATCCTCCAGGTCGTGACCCAAGACGACCCCACGTGGTGGCAGGCCAAGCGCGTGGGAGACAGCAACCTGCGGGCCGGACTCGTCCCGTCCAAACAGTTCCAGGAGAG GCGACTGGCCTACAGGATGAAAATGGGCACGCTCCCGAATCCAAAATCCCCCAAAAAGCCTGTCT ATGACCAAGGATGTGATAAAG aggactgtgactgtgagggCTATTTCAATGGACAGTACATAG TCTCTCCTAAGTGTAAAGCAGTGGCGCCCTCCTGTGGCCAGGTGTTTTCCTGGGAATTTTATTCAG CTGGCTTACGGAGGAGTTTCCGTCTGAGCCGCAAAGACAGGCAAGGATCCTCCGGAGAGGGCTCCGACCCTGGAGAACCCGACTTCCTGACTTACGAGGAGGTGACCCGCTACCAGCAGAAGCCTCATGAGAGACCCCGTCTGGTGGTCCTGATTG GCTCTCTTGGGGCACGGATCAATGAACTCAAACAGCGGGTGATTGCTGAAAACCCTCATCGCTTTGCAGTGGCTGTACCAC ATACGACCAGGCCCAAGAAGCCTCATGAGAAGGAGGGTGTGGAGTACCACTTTGTcaccaaacagcagtttgatgCAGATGCTTTAAACAACAA gTTCATAGAGCACGGGGAGTACAAGGAGAACCAGTACGGCACGAGTATAGAGGCTATTCGCTCTGTACAGGCCAAGAATAAGATGTGTGTGGTGGACGTGCAGCCTGAG GCCCTGAAGAGGCTGCGGACAGCCGAGTTCAAGCCCTATGTAATATTTGTCAAACCTCGAGTTCCCGAGAGCAGACGTCGCCGCAGCGCTGCCACCTCACCAGGAGGGGGAGAGCATGGCCGCATCACA GACGAAGACCTCCAGGAGATGCGTCAGTCTGCCATTCAGATTGATCAGCAGTATGGACACCTGGTGGACCGCGTCCTGATCAAGGAGGACTCGGCCAGTGCCTGTGCAGAACTGCGAGGTATCCTGGAGAGGCTGGAGCGAGAGTCTTTCTGGGTGCCTGTCAGCTGGGTGCGGACCTAA
- the mpp3a gene encoding MAGUK p55 subfamily member 3 isoform X3, with product MKEAMPVLTAGAGLHETLALLTSQLRPDANHKEDMVFLKDVFSERSLGYLMKIHEKLRQYERQSPTPVLHSASSLAEDVAEELQSGPMSTEEKELLHLLTSPHLKAVLSVHDTVAQKNFDPVLPPLPDDFEDELEEESVKIVRLVKNKEPLGATIRRDDATGAVIVARIMRGGAADRSGLVHVGDELREVNGVSVIHKRPDEISQLLSQSQGSITLKIIPAIKEEDRLKESKVYMRALFDYIPLEDKATPCQEAGLPFKRGDILQVVTQDDPTWWQAKRVGDSNLRAGLVPSKQFQERRLAYRMKMGTLPNPKSPKKPVYDQGCDKAGLRRSFRLSRKDRQGSSGEGSDPGEPDFLTYEEVTRYQQKPHERPRLVVLIGSLGARINELKQRVIAENPHRFAVAVPHTTRPKKPHEKEGVEYHFVTKQQFDADALNNKFIEHGEYKENQYGTSIEAIRSVQAKNKMCVVDVQPEALKRLRTAEFKPYVIFVKPRVPESRRRRSAATSPGGGEHGRITDEDLQEMRQSAIQIDQQYGHLVDRVLIKEDSASACAELRGILERLERESFWVPVSWVRT from the exons ATGAAAGAAGCCATGCCGGTCCTCACAGCAGGAGCAG GGCTACACGAAACGTTGGCCCTGCTGACCTCTCAGCTGCGTCCTGATGCCAATCACAAAGAGGACATGGTCTTCCTCAAAGATGTCTTCAGTGAGAGGAGCCTGGGATACCTCATGAAG aTTCATGAGAAGTTGAGACAGTACGAGAGACAGAGTCCAACGCCCGTCCTCCACAGTGCCTCTTCTCTGGCAGAGGAT GTGgcggaggagctgcagagcggACCGATGAGCACCGAGGAGAAGgagctgctgcacctgctgacGTCACCGCATCTCAAG GCCGTTCTCTCTGTGCACGACACCGTGGCTCAGAAGAACTTTGATCCCgtgctgccgccgctgccggACGACTTCGAGGACGAGCTGGAGGAAGAGTCGGTGAAGATTGTCAGGCTGGTGAAGAACAAGGAGCCTCTG GGAGCCACCATCAGGCGGGATGACGCCACCGGGGCGGTGATCGTGGCTCGGATCATGAGAGGAGGTGCAGCTGACCGAAGTG GTCTGGTCCACGTCGGAGATGAACTCAGGGAGGTGAACGGAGTCTCTGTGATCCACAAGAGGCCTGATGAGATCAGTCAGCTGCTG TCCCAGTCCCAGGGCTCCATCACTCTAAAGATAATCCCTGCCATTAAAGAAGAGGACCGCCTGAAGGAGAGCAAG GTGTACATGAGAGCCTTGTTTGACTACATCCCATTGGAGGACAAGGCGACGCCCTGCCAAGAGGCGGGACTTCCCTTTAAGCGGGGCGACATCCTCCAGGTCGTGACCCAAGACGACCCCACGTGGTGGCAGGCCAAGCGCGTGGGAGACAGCAACCTGCGGGCCGGACTCGTCCCGTCCAAACAGTTCCAGGAGAG GCGACTGGCCTACAGGATGAAAATGGGCACGCTCCCGAATCCAAAATCCCCCAAAAAGCCTGTCT ATGACCAAGGATGTGATAAAG CTGGCTTACGGAGGAGTTTCCGTCTGAGCCGCAAAGACAGGCAAGGATCCTCCGGAGAGGGCTCCGACCCTGGAGAACCCGACTTCCTGACTTACGAGGAGGTGACCCGCTACCAGCAGAAGCCTCATGAGAGACCCCGTCTGGTGGTCCTGATTG GCTCTCTTGGGGCACGGATCAATGAACTCAAACAGCGGGTGATTGCTGAAAACCCTCATCGCTTTGCAGTGGCTGTACCAC ATACGACCAGGCCCAAGAAGCCTCATGAGAAGGAGGGTGTGGAGTACCACTTTGTcaccaaacagcagtttgatgCAGATGCTTTAAACAACAA gTTCATAGAGCACGGGGAGTACAAGGAGAACCAGTACGGCACGAGTATAGAGGCTATTCGCTCTGTACAGGCCAAGAATAAGATGTGTGTGGTGGACGTGCAGCCTGAG GCCCTGAAGAGGCTGCGGACAGCCGAGTTCAAGCCCTATGTAATATTTGTCAAACCTCGAGTTCCCGAGAGCAGACGTCGCCGCAGCGCTGCCACCTCACCAGGAGGGGGAGAGCATGGCCGCATCACA GACGAAGACCTCCAGGAGATGCGTCAGTCTGCCATTCAGATTGATCAGCAGTATGGACACCTGGTGGACCGCGTCCTGATCAAGGAGGACTCGGCCAGTGCCTGTGCAGAACTGCGAGGTATCCTGGAGAGGCTGGAGCGAGAGTCTTTCTGGGTGCCTGTCAGCTGGGTGCGGACCTAA